Proteins from a single region of Bradyrhizobium diazoefficiens:
- a CDS encoding helix-turn-helix transcriptional regulator: MSKAPNPVDKYVGSRVRMRRIMLGMSQERLGEALGLTFQQIQKYEKGTNRVGASRIQQIAEVLQVPVSFLFEGGPSGVAGPNGFAEGASPSYVSDFLATSEGLALTKAFTRITDSKLRRSIVDLVEQIAAREGPDKR; the protein is encoded by the coding sequence ATGTCGAAAGCGCCCAACCCTGTTGACAAATATGTCGGCAGTCGCGTGCGTATGCGCCGCATCATGTTGGGCATGAGCCAGGAAAGGCTCGGTGAAGCTTTGGGCCTGACGTTCCAGCAGATTCAGAAATACGAGAAGGGCACGAACCGGGTCGGCGCGAGCCGCATCCAGCAGATTGCCGAGGTTCTCCAGGTGCCGGTGTCGTTCCTGTTCGAGGGCGGACCGAGCGGCGTGGCCGGCCCCAATGGCTTCGCCGAAGGCGCATCGCCCTCCTATGTCTCCGACTTCCTCGCGACCTCCGAAGGGCTCGCGCTGACCAAGGCATTCACCCGAATCACCGATTCGAAGCTGCGCCGTTCGATCGTCGATCTCGTCGAGCAGATCGCGGCCCGCGAAGGCCCGGACAAGCGCTGA